A region from the Geobacter benzoatilyticus genome encodes:
- the pnpS gene encoding two-component system histidine kinase PnpS produces the protein MKFNIQWKLMASYLFLVLFIGGVFFAYLSHTLNRHLTSEIRQNLTTETRLTRMIAHRDIVRMRDDAPVVASAISRATRARVTIILADGTVAGDSEIAPGDLKGLENHLDRPEIQQALESGSGEAIRYSATIKTPMLYMAVPLETATGEKGFVRLSLPLTALEQAKGSIRTLLAASLAIALLVALILSYILSRVTSRSLRTITILAKQIGKGNFSRRVPVSTRDEVGELALVMNDMAERIEQQMERTSAERNRLDTILRGMGEGLMVSDANGMITLVNPAFLELFSLDRNVEGRHIIEIARHPALNDAFKAIVASRDERIEKMTLALGKEKHVLTHWVPLLDNGELQGVVAVFHDITDLTKLENIRRDFVANVSHELRTPVTVIKGYAETLLDSLMESDPERARKFIEIILSHSERLAALIGDLLTLSQLEAGNMNLEQATVRPEQVAKHTMELLEPKAAQKRIAVDCSGVEGAPAVIADPGRLEQVMVNLLDNAIKYTPEGGSISFTVKADNGMVRIGVKDTGPGIPAKDLPRLFERFYRVDAARSRNEGGTGLGLSIVKHIIQLHGGTVGVESEPGKGSEFWFTLKQA, from the coding sequence GTGAAATTCAATATCCAATGGAAGCTGATGGCTTCCTACCTTTTTCTTGTCCTTTTCATCGGGGGGGTCTTTTTCGCCTACCTGAGCCATACCCTGAACCGGCACCTGACGTCTGAAATCAGGCAGAACCTCACCACAGAGACCCGGCTCACCCGGATGATCGCCCACCGGGACATAGTCCGGATGCGTGATGACGCGCCTGTGGTGGCTTCCGCAATCTCGCGGGCAACCCGGGCACGGGTTACGATCATCCTGGCCGACGGCACGGTGGCAGGCGATTCGGAGATTGCTCCAGGGGACTTGAAGGGACTGGAGAACCACCTGGACAGGCCGGAGATCCAGCAGGCGCTGGAAAGCGGCAGCGGAGAAGCCATCCGCTACTCGGCAACAATAAAGACCCCCATGCTTTACATGGCGGTGCCGCTGGAAACGGCCACGGGCGAAAAAGGGTTTGTGCGCCTCTCGCTCCCACTCACCGCCCTTGAACAGGCGAAAGGGAGCATCCGGACACTGCTTGCGGCTTCTCTGGCCATCGCCCTGCTCGTCGCCCTTATTCTCAGCTATATCCTCTCGCGGGTAACTTCCCGATCATTGCGTACCATAACCATCCTGGCGAAACAAATCGGGAAAGGAAACTTCAGCCGCAGAGTTCCGGTCTCCACCCGCGACGAGGTTGGCGAGTTGGCCCTGGTGATGAACGACATGGCCGAGCGGATAGAACAGCAGATGGAGCGCACCTCGGCGGAGCGGAACCGGCTCGACACCATCCTGCGGGGAATGGGTGAAGGACTCATGGTATCCGACGCCAACGGCATGATTACCCTGGTCAATCCGGCTTTTCTCGAACTTTTCTCCCTGGACCGGAATGTCGAGGGGAGACACATCATCGAAATCGCCCGCCATCCCGCCCTAAATGATGCCTTCAAGGCCATCGTCGCCTCCCGTGATGAGCGGATCGAGAAAATGACCCTTGCTCTCGGGAAGGAAAAACACGTTCTTACCCACTGGGTGCCCCTTCTGGACAACGGAGAGCTCCAGGGGGTAGTGGCCGTTTTCCACGACATCACCGACCTGACTAAGCTGGAAAACATCCGCCGGGACTTTGTCGCCAATGTTTCGCACGAACTGAGAACCCCTGTTACCGTCATAAAAGGATATGCCGAGACGCTTCTCGACAGCCTCATGGAAAGCGATCCCGAGCGGGCACGGAAATTCATCGAAATAATCCTCAGCCATTCAGAACGGCTCGCCGCCCTGATCGGCGACCTCCTCACCCTCTCCCAGCTGGAGGCGGGAAACATGAACCTGGAGCAGGCAACGGTCCGCCCGGAGCAGGTGGCAAAACATACCATGGAGCTCCTGGAACCGAAGGCTGCCCAAAAGAGGATTGCCGTAGACTGCTCGGGAGTGGAAGGAGCACCGGCGGTAATCGCAGACCCCGGCCGCCTCGAGCAGGTTATGGTCAACCTTCTGGACAACGCCATCAAGTATACGCCCGAAGGGGGTTCCATCTCGTTTACCGTAAAGGCGGATAACGGGATGGTCCGCATCGGAGTTAAAGACACCGGCCCGGGCATCCCAGCCAAGGACCTGCCGCGCCTGTTCGAACGCTTTTACCGGGTGGACGCGGCGCGCAGCCGCAATGAAGGGGGAACCGGTCTCGGCCTCTCCATAGTAAAGCACATCATCCAGCTCCACGGCGGCACCGTGGGGGTGGAGAGCGAACCGGGAAAAGGTTCGGAATTCTGGTTCACCCTGAAGCAGGCATAA
- the phoU gene encoding phosphate signaling complex protein PhoU has protein sequence MEREHFSRHFDEELTEIRNKLLEMGGKVEQMISDAMKSLVERDSDLARRLIATDHEINHLELEIDEKCLQVLARRQPAARDLRFITLALKIVTDLERIGDQCTSVAKRVVELNEEPPLKPYIDLPRMSAAAATMVKEALDAFVRGDAELAIKVCKEDAFVDSVNEQIQRELLTFMMEDPSSITRAMKLLYISKYMERIADHATNVAEMVIFMVKGKDIRHTAPPSGEIA, from the coding sequence ATGGAACGCGAACATTTCAGCAGACACTTCGATGAAGAACTGACCGAGATCAGGAACAAGCTCCTCGAGATGGGTGGCAAGGTGGAGCAGATGATCTCCGACGCCATGAAATCCCTGGTGGAGCGCGACTCGGACCTGGCCCGACGCCTCATCGCCACCGACCACGAAATCAACCACCTGGAGCTGGAGATCGACGAGAAATGCCTCCAGGTTCTGGCCCGGCGCCAGCCGGCGGCCAGGGACCTGCGCTTCATCACCCTGGCCCTGAAAATCGTCACCGACCTGGAGCGGATCGGGGATCAGTGCACCAGCGTGGCGAAGCGCGTGGTGGAACTGAACGAGGAGCCCCCCCTGAAGCCCTACATCGACCTTCCCCGCATGTCCGCAGCCGCGGCAACCATGGTGAAGGAAGCCCTCGACGCTTTTGTCCGGGGCGATGCCGAACTGGCCATCAAGGTATGCAAGGAAGACGCCTTCGTGGACAGTGTCAACGAGCAGATACAGCGGGAGCTTCTCACCTTCATGATGGAAGATCCCTCAAGCATAACCAGGGCCATGAAACTGCTCTACATCTCGAAATACATGGAGCGGATCGCGGACCACGCCACCAACGTGGCCGAAATGGTAATCTTCATGGTCAAGGGGAAGGACATCCGGCACACGGCGCCTCCCAGCGGCGAAATAGCATAA
- the pstC gene encoding phosphate ABC transporter permease subunit PstC — protein sequence MTNETPSPALPPNKGLNSDLLFKGVTATLAFSILLIMAVMVLEMVKESLPAIKAFGWKFIGDSNWDPVQDAFGSLAYIWGSVISSILALVLATPLSVGTALFITEIAPKKFGGAVAALVELLAAIPSVIYGLWGILVMAPWLQQTVQPFLIERFGFLPFFQGAPYGVSMMAGVFILMIMIVPIITSISKEVLLAVPQSQREAAIALGATRWEMIRMSVLPYGRSGILGAVILGLGRAIGETMAVTMVIGNTPQISLSLLSPAYTMPSVIANEFAETTSTLHASALMEIGLLLLAITLVINVMARLLLWGMTRQAAGGAK from the coding sequence GTGACTAACGAGACACCATCACCAGCGCTCCCCCCGAACAAAGGGCTGAATTCGGACCTTCTCTTCAAGGGGGTTACAGCAACACTTGCCTTCAGCATCCTTCTCATCATGGCCGTCATGGTCCTGGAGATGGTGAAGGAAAGCCTCCCGGCCATAAAGGCCTTCGGCTGGAAATTCATCGGCGATTCCAACTGGGACCCGGTTCAGGACGCCTTCGGCTCCCTGGCTTACATCTGGGGCTCGGTCATATCCTCCATTCTCGCCCTGGTTCTCGCAACCCCGCTCAGCGTCGGGACGGCTCTCTTCATAACGGAGATTGCGCCCAAGAAATTCGGCGGCGCCGTGGCTGCCCTGGTTGAGCTGCTGGCGGCAATTCCGAGCGTCATCTACGGCCTGTGGGGAATCCTGGTCATGGCTCCCTGGCTCCAGCAGACGGTGCAGCCGTTTCTCATCGAGCGCTTCGGATTCCTCCCCTTCTTCCAGGGGGCTCCCTACGGCGTGAGCATGATGGCCGGCGTTTTCATCCTGATGATCATGATCGTCCCGATCATAACCTCAATATCCAAGGAAGTGCTGCTCGCCGTCCCCCAGAGCCAGCGCGAAGCGGCCATAGCCCTTGGAGCGACCCGCTGGGAGATGATCCGCATGTCGGTTCTCCCCTACGGCCGCTCGGGCATCCTTGGCGCGGTCATTCTGGGGCTCGGCCGGGCCATCGGCGAAACCATGGCAGTGACGATGGTAATCGGCAACACGCCGCAGATATCCCTTTCGCTCCTTTCACCGGCCTACACCATGCCGAGCGTCATCGCCAACGAGTTCGCCGAGACCACCTCGACACTCCATGCTTCGGCGCTCATGGAAATCGGCCTCCTGCTTCTGGCAATCACGCTTGTCATCAACGTCATGGCCAGGCTCCTCCTCTGGGGCATGACACGGCAAGCGGCAGGGGGGGCGAAATAA
- the pstS gene encoding phosphate ABC transporter substrate-binding protein PstS has product MLKALRKSLAILATLAVTAAAGQADAATLVNGAGATFPYPLYSKWFSEYAKIDPSVRFNYQSIGSGGGIKQITAQTVDFGASDKPLSDAELKAAPGKLLHIPTVMGAVVVTYNIPGVPNGLKLKSEDVADIYLGKITKWNDPRITDDNPGLKLPNAPIIVVHRSDGSGTTSIFTDFLTAVSPEWAKRVGKGTSVKWPIGLGGKGNEGVAGQVKTTKNSIGYVELAYAFENKLPTSTLKNKSGNWVKPSIQSTSAAAAGAARNMPADYRISLVNQPGKNAYPIAGFTYLLVYEKQKDALKGQKLVQFLNWSMNNGQKMAAPLLYAPLPENVKKMVGKTIKTIK; this is encoded by the coding sequence ATGCTGAAAGCATTACGGAAAAGTCTCGCAATCCTTGCGACCCTGGCGGTAACCGCCGCGGCCGGTCAAGCGGATGCCGCAACCCTGGTCAACGGCGCAGGCGCAACCTTCCCTTATCCGCTCTACTCTAAGTGGTTCAGCGAATATGCCAAGATTGACCCATCGGTAAGATTCAACTATCAGTCCATCGGCAGCGGCGGCGGCATCAAGCAGATCACCGCCCAGACCGTCGACTTCGGCGCCAGCGACAAGCCCCTCTCCGATGCGGAACTGAAAGCGGCCCCCGGCAAGCTTCTCCACATTCCGACCGTCATGGGCGCAGTAGTGGTCACCTACAATATCCCCGGCGTACCCAATGGCCTGAAGCTCAAGTCCGAAGACGTGGCCGACATCTATCTCGGCAAGATCACCAAGTGGAACGACCCCCGCATTACCGACGACAACCCCGGCCTGAAGCTTCCCAACGCACCGATTATCGTCGTGCACCGTTCCGACGGCAGCGGCACCACTTCAATTTTCACTGATTTTCTCACTGCCGTGAGCCCCGAGTGGGCCAAAAGGGTTGGCAAGGGCACCTCGGTCAAGTGGCCCATCGGCCTCGGCGGCAAGGGGAACGAAGGTGTAGCCGGACAGGTCAAAACCACCAAAAACTCCATCGGTTACGTGGAACTGGCCTACGCCTTCGAGAATAAGCTCCCCACCTCCACCCTGAAGAACAAGAGCGGCAACTGGGTCAAGCCCTCCATCCAGAGCACCAGCGCCGCAGCAGCCGGCGCCGCCAGGAATATGCCGGCCGACTACCGCATCTCCCTCGTGAACCAGCCGGGCAAAAACGCCTATCCGATTGCCGGTTTCACCTACCTGCTCGTGTACGAAAAGCAGAAAGACGCCCTGAAGGGGCAAAAACTGGTGCAATTCCTGAACTGGAGCATGAACAACGGCCAGAAAATGGCGGCACCGCTCCTCTACGCACCGCTGCCCGAAAACGTCAAGAAAATGGTCGGAAAAACAATCAAGACCATTAAGTAA
- the pstB gene encoding phosphate ABC transporter ATP-binding protein PstB — MKTKVTIDKLNVHFGQTHAVKDVSIDVPENTVTAIIGPSGCGKSTMLRALNRMHDLFPNAKVTGKVLLDGNDIYDRSVDPVSIRRRVGMVFQKPNPFPAMSIYDNVVAGYKLNGRIKKSEADEIVETSLRRVALWDEVKDRLKSNSMELSGGQQQRLCIARTIAVQPEVILMDEPASALDPISTLKIEELIEELTEKYTIIIVTHNMQQAARVSDYTAFFYMGDLIEWGDTKKLFTNPEKRQTEDYITGRFG; from the coding sequence ATGAAAACCAAGGTAACCATCGACAAATTGAATGTACACTTCGGGCAGACCCACGCGGTAAAGGATGTCTCCATCGACGTCCCCGAAAACACCGTCACCGCCATCATCGGACCGTCCGGATGCGGCAAATCGACCATGCTCCGGGCACTGAACCGGATGCACGACCTCTTTCCCAACGCCAAGGTCACCGGCAAGGTTCTCCTGGACGGCAACGACATCTATGACCGCAGCGTCGATCCCGTATCCATTCGCCGCCGGGTCGGCATGGTGTTTCAGAAACCGAACCCCTTCCCAGCCATGTCGATTTACGATAATGTAGTGGCAGGCTACAAGCTGAACGGGCGGATAAAGAAGAGCGAGGCGGACGAAATCGTCGAAACCAGCCTGCGCCGGGTAGCCCTCTGGGACGAAGTCAAGGACCGGCTCAAGAGCAACTCCATGGAACTCTCCGGAGGCCAGCAGCAGCGGCTCTGCATTGCCCGGACCATTGCCGTGCAGCCCGAGGTCATCCTCATGGACGAGCCGGCATCGGCCCTCGACCCGATCTCCACCCTGAAAATCGAGGAACTGATCGAAGAGCTGACGGAGAAATACACCATCATAATCGTCACCCATAACATGCAGCAGGCAGCGAGGGTTTCCGACTACACCGCCTTTTTCTACATGGGCGACCTGATTGAGTGGGGCGACACCAAGAAGCTCTTCACCAACCCCGAGAAAAGGCAGACCGAAGATTACATCACGGGACGCTTCGGCTAG
- the pstA gene encoding phosphate ABC transporter permease PstA — MGTVTIRKIKNHIVTLLMVCATVAVLVPLGMIFFHIIKMGASSITPDFFIHIPKPTGETGGGMANGMVGSAVLIALASVIGIPVGVFGALYLVEFGGSKVSNAVRFAADVLSGVPSIITGMVAYTLLVVPMKGFSALAGAVALALIMIPIVLRTTEEQLKMVPGSLREASLALGVPLWRTSLKVTLRSATTGVITGILLAIARVAGETAPLLFTALGNQFWSRKLSEPIAAMPLQIFNFAISPYEDWHRLAWAGALVLVTVMFALSLTARYLGRAKH, encoded by the coding sequence ATGGGAACCGTCACTATCAGAAAGATCAAGAACCACATAGTCACCCTTCTCATGGTGTGCGCCACCGTGGCCGTACTGGTGCCCCTGGGAATGATTTTCTTCCACATCATCAAAATGGGTGCCAGCTCCATCACCCCGGACTTTTTCATCCACATCCCGAAGCCCACCGGCGAAACGGGGGGAGGAATGGCCAACGGCATGGTGGGGTCGGCGGTCCTGATCGCCCTGGCCTCGGTAATCGGCATCCCGGTCGGCGTATTCGGGGCGCTCTACCTGGTGGAGTTCGGCGGGAGCAAGGTTTCCAATGCCGTGCGATTTGCGGCGGACGTGCTCTCCGGCGTCCCCTCCATCATCACGGGGATGGTGGCCTACACCCTACTGGTGGTACCCATGAAGGGGTTCTCCGCCCTGGCCGGCGCAGTGGCGCTGGCGCTCATCATGATCCCGATCGTGCTGCGCACCACCGAAGAGCAGCTCAAAATGGTCCCCGGATCGTTGCGGGAAGCTTCTCTGGCCCTTGGGGTCCCCCTCTGGCGCACCAGCCTCAAGGTGACCCTCCGCAGCGCCACGACGGGGGTCATTACCGGCATCCTCCTGGCCATTGCGCGCGTCGCCGGCGAAACCGCGCCGCTCCTGTTCACCGCCCTGGGGAACCAGTTCTGGAGCAGGAAGCTGTCTGAACCCATTGCCGCCATGCCGCTGCAGATTTTCAACTTCGCCATCTCTCCGTACGAAGACTGGCACCGGCTCGCATGGGCGGGAGCGCTGGTCCTCGTTACGGTCATGTTCGCCCTGAGCCTTACGGCACGCTACCTGGGACGGGCCAAACATTAG
- a CDS encoding M24 family metallopeptidase: MRITPREELEYRIKKLQSYMAEADIDAVIVAQNADLFYFTGTIQSGALYVPATGEPIYMVRKDLMRARMECGLREVVPFASMKDIPGILSNYGYGLPARIGMELDVMPVNFFVRYRAVFPAADYVDASPLIRRVRMVKSKYEIHLLQDSATQVDKVYRRAREVIREGMTDLELAAELEFVARKEGHQGLVRMRAFNAELFYAHVFSGSDSAVPAYVDTPLGGLGLNPSFGQGAGLKRIERNEPIIVDFAGCVDGYLTDQTRVFSIGDISDRMKKAYDDMLKVQQRMTEVALSGTPWGHVYDVCRALAVELGYADSFMGAKGAQVSFIGHGIGIEIDEYPFIAKGFSEMVLEPGMVFAFEPKVVLPGEGAIGIENTFYISNYEGLKQLTFSDQELISL; this comes from the coding sequence ATGCGCATTACCCCGCGGGAAGAACTTGAATATCGCATCAAAAAATTACAGTCATACATGGCTGAAGCTGACATTGACGCGGTTATCGTGGCCCAAAACGCAGATCTCTTCTACTTTACCGGCACCATTCAGAGCGGAGCTCTCTATGTGCCCGCAACGGGTGAGCCCATCTACATGGTTCGCAAGGACTTAATGCGTGCGCGGATGGAGTGCGGACTCAGGGAAGTCGTTCCTTTTGCCTCCATGAAGGATATTCCCGGCATACTCTCTAATTATGGCTATGGGCTCCCTGCCCGGATCGGGATGGAACTCGATGTAATGCCGGTCAATTTTTTTGTCCGTTACCGGGCCGTTTTCCCCGCTGCCGACTATGTTGATGCGTCACCTCTCATCCGGCGCGTCCGTATGGTCAAAAGCAAATATGAAATTCATCTCCTCCAGGATTCGGCGACTCAGGTCGACAAGGTCTATCGCCGTGCCCGGGAGGTGATTCGCGAGGGAATGACCGATCTGGAGCTTGCCGCTGAACTGGAGTTCGTCGCCCGCAAGGAAGGGCACCAGGGGCTTGTCAGGATGCGTGCCTTCAATGCTGAGCTCTTTTATGCCCATGTATTCTCAGGGTCTGATTCTGCTGTCCCGGCCTATGTTGACACCCCCCTCGGAGGCCTTGGCCTCAATCCCTCCTTTGGGCAGGGGGCGGGCCTGAAGAGGATTGAACGAAACGAGCCGATTATAGTGGACTTCGCCGGTTGTGTTGATGGTTACCTCACAGACCAGACCAGGGTATTTTCCATTGGGGACATTTCGGACCGGATGAAAAAAGCCTACGACGACATGCTCAAGGTTCAGCAGCGAATGACCGAGGTGGCTCTGTCCGGCACTCCCTGGGGGCATGTATATGATGTCTGCCGCGCTCTGGCAGTTGAACTTGGTTATGCCGACAGTTTCATGGGGGCAAAGGGGGCGCAGGTTTCCTTTATCGGCCATGGTATTGGCATCGAAATAGATGAATATCCGTTCATTGCCAAGGGGTTCAGTGAGATGGTTCTGGAGCCGGGCATGGTATTCGCTTTCGAGCCGAAAGTGGTGTTGCCGGGAGAAGGTGCCATCGGTATCGAAAATACTTTTTATATCTCCAATTACGAAGGCCTGAAGCAGTTGACATTCTCCGACCAGGAGCTGATTTCCCTCTGA
- a CDS encoding phosphate-starvation-inducible PsiE family protein produces MWKENVIDLKLTKFFEISVRTLLSLLIVAILLAILAGIIVTFQDLRLVMGDDLHGAFRTILVDVLTVLAIVEVLRTALAYFTEGRVKVTYIIDTVLVTVLTEVMAFWYREMDWQKVAMVIALVLSLATVRIIAVRFSPRSSREEL; encoded by the coding sequence ATGTGGAAAGAAAACGTCATTGACCTGAAGCTGACGAAATTTTTCGAAATCTCGGTCCGAACGCTTCTGAGCCTCCTCATCGTCGCCATTCTCCTGGCAATTCTGGCGGGGATCATCGTCACCTTCCAGGACCTTCGGCTTGTCATGGGAGACGATTTGCACGGGGCATTCAGGACCATACTGGTGGATGTGCTGACGGTGCTCGCCATCGTGGAGGTTCTCAGGACGGCGCTTGCCTATTTCACGGAAGGGCGGGTCAAGGTGACCTATATCATCGACACGGTGCTGGTCACTGTTCTGACCGAAGTGATGGCATTCTGGTACCGGGAAATGGACTGGCAGAAGGTCGCCATGGTGATAGCCCTGGTCCTGTCCCTGGCGACGGTGCGGATCATTGCCGTGCGCTTCTCTCCCCGCAGCAGCAGGGAAGAATTGTGA
- a CDS encoding response regulator: MQTILIIEDEKDLAELVSFNLEKEGYRTLTAFDGAEGIETARRELPDLILLDLMLPGIMGMEVCKTLKKSEKTAHIPVIMLTARGEEIDRVVGFEVGADDYVVKPFSTRELLLRIKAVLRRSLPDSTESRIIKIAGVTIDPDRHMVVCDDEEIILTSTEFKLLLNLAERLGRVQSRDLLLKNVWGYNYVGDTRTVDTHITRLRTKLGQAGDLIKTVRGFGYKMEEQ; encoded by the coding sequence ATGCAAACGATACTGATTATCGAAGATGAAAAAGATCTGGCGGAACTGGTTTCTTTCAATCTGGAGAAAGAGGGGTACCGGACCCTCACGGCCTTCGACGGGGCAGAAGGGATTGAAACAGCCCGCCGGGAACTGCCGGACCTTATTCTGCTTGATCTTATGCTTCCGGGGATCATGGGGATGGAGGTCTGCAAGACTCTGAAAAAGTCTGAAAAAACGGCTCACATACCGGTCATCATGCTTACGGCCCGCGGCGAAGAGATTGACCGTGTGGTCGGCTTTGAGGTGGGCGCCGACGATTATGTCGTAAAACCCTTCTCCACCAGGGAACTGCTGCTCAGAATCAAGGCGGTGCTGCGCCGCTCTCTCCCGGACTCCACCGAAAGCAGGATAATCAAGATCGCAGGGGTAACCATCGACCCCGACCGCCACATGGTGGTCTGCGACGATGAAGAGATAATCCTTACTTCCACCGAATTCAAGCTGCTGCTCAATCTTGCGGAACGTCTGGGACGCGTCCAGAGCCGCGACCTGCTCCTCAAGAACGTCTGGGGATACAACTACGTGGGGGACACCCGCACGGTGGACACCCATATCACACGCTTGCGCACCAAGCTCGGCCAGGCGGGCGACCTGATAAAAACGGTCCGGGGATTCGGATACAAGATGGAGGAGCAGTGA
- a CDS encoding AMP-binding protein, whose product MVQHLNFTIGGLLDHIAVTYPENDGLVYPERNIRYSYRQFNDVCRQVAKGLLKLGIKKGDHVAIWADNVPEWVILQFATAKIGVVLVTVNTAYKSAELEYLLQQSDSNTLFMIRSWKDTDYVATLHEVVPELDAAQDGVVSTPKLPFLKRVVFIGKETPAGFLNFERIVELGKDVPDSELAAVEATLDVHDVINMQYTSGTTGFPKGVMLTHYNLVNNGFQIGECMKFTDKDRLCITVPFFHCFGSVLAVMASVTHGTTMVPVELFDPLKVLRTVQAERCTALHGVPTMFIAELEHPEFSTFDLSSLRTGIMAGSVCPIEVMKRVVKDMNLTEITSVYGQTESSPGITQSRTDDPVELRVATVGRALPGAEVKIVDIETGAALPPGKQGELCARGYMVMKGYYKMPEETAKVIDSDGWLHTGDLAVMDENGYCKITGRIKQMIIRGGENIYPKEIEEYLYTHPKISDVQVYGVPDRKYGEQVMAAVILKKGVEMTEDEIRDYCRGKIANYKIPKYVKFVEGYPMTASGKIQKFKLREMAIKELGLEESGDAA is encoded by the coding sequence ATGGTACAACACCTCAATTTTACCATTGGTGGACTGCTCGATCACATAGCCGTAACATATCCCGAAAATGACGGGCTGGTCTACCCTGAGCGCAACATCCGTTATTCCTATCGTCAATTCAACGATGTATGCCGTCAGGTGGCCAAGGGGCTGCTCAAGCTGGGCATAAAGAAGGGCGACCACGTTGCCATTTGGGCCGACAATGTCCCCGAATGGGTGATCCTCCAGTTTGCCACCGCCAAAATCGGGGTGGTGCTGGTCACTGTAAATACTGCCTATAAATCGGCGGAGCTGGAATATCTCCTCCAGCAATCCGATTCCAATACCCTCTTCATGATCAGATCATGGAAGGACACCGACTACGTTGCAACGCTGCACGAGGTGGTGCCTGAACTTGATGCTGCCCAAGACGGCGTCGTCAGCACCCCCAAGCTGCCGTTTCTCAAACGGGTGGTCTTTATCGGCAAGGAGACGCCCGCGGGCTTTCTCAACTTCGAGAGGATCGTGGAGTTGGGAAAGGATGTGCCCGACAGCGAATTGGCGGCCGTTGAAGCAACCCTTGATGTCCACGATGTGATCAATATGCAGTATACCTCCGGCACCACCGGCTTTCCCAAGGGGGTCATGCTTACCCACTACAACCTCGTCAATAACGGATTCCAGATCGGCGAGTGCATGAAGTTCACCGATAAGGACCGGCTCTGCATCACCGTGCCGTTTTTCCATTGTTTCGGTTCCGTTCTGGCGGTCATGGCAAGCGTTACGCACGGCACAACCATGGTCCCGGTGGAACTCTTCGACCCGCTTAAGGTGCTGCGGACGGTGCAGGCGGAGCGGTGCACCGCGCTTCACGGCGTGCCGACCATGTTCATTGCCGAACTGGAGCACCCCGAGTTCTCAACTTTTGACCTCTCTTCGTTGCGCACTGGCATCATGGCCGGTTCCGTATGCCCCATCGAGGTGATGAAGCGTGTCGTGAAAGATATGAACCTGACAGAAATCACAAGCGTTTACGGACAGACCGAGTCATCCCCCGGCATCACCCAGAGCCGGACCGACGATCCGGTCGAATTGCGGGTAGCCACCGTAGGGCGTGCGCTTCCCGGCGCCGAGGTGAAGATTGTCGACATCGAAACCGGCGCCGCCTTGCCGCCGGGGAAGCAGGGTGAGCTTTGCGCCCGTGGCTACATGGTCATGAAGGGGTATTACAAGATGCCCGAAGAGACCGCCAAGGTTATAGATTCCGATGGCTGGCTCCATACCGGCGACCTTGCGGTGATGGATGAGAACGGCTACTGCAAGATCACCGGCCGGATCAAGCAGATGATTATCCGTGGCGGCGAAAACATTTACCCGAAAGAAATTGAGGAATACCTTTACACGCACCCGAAGATTTCCGATGTGCAGGTATACGGCGTGCCGGACCGCAAATACGGTGAGCAGGTTATGGCGGCGGTGATTCTGAAAAAAGGCGTTGAAATGACCGAGGACGAGATACGGGACTACTGCCGGGGCAAGATAGCCAATTACAAGATTCCCAAGTATGTAAAGTTTGTGGAAGGTTATCCCATGACCGCAAGCGGCAAGATTCAGAAGTTCAAGCTGCGGGAAATGGCCATCAAGGAGCTCGGTCTCGAAGAATCGGGTGACGCTGCCTAG